Within the Peromyscus maniculatus bairdii isolate BWxNUB_F1_BW_parent chromosome 2, HU_Pman_BW_mat_3.1, whole genome shotgun sequence genome, the region GAATTAAGCCCTGGTCCCAGcctccttaaaaaaaattttttggagCCAGTGAACTCTGCATTTGGAAGTACCCAGCTGGTTGGGGAACCCCTGGAGGCACACATTGTCTCTCCTGAATTCTGTTCCCGAGAGGCTGTCATTTCTAATGTCTTCCTAGCAGGGACCCCAGAGCCTTTACTTCTAGGAAAACTGGGAGCACCCTCCCCCTGACCTGACAAAGCGCTGGCCTGAAGGATGTTTCTTGTCTTCCTACATCAGGCTCTTCCTCTTTGCTACTTATTTACTTCTTTGGACCTCTAACTAGGTGTCTCCCAGTGGACAGACCTCTAAGGAGATCCATGCTGTTACCTGGGCTCCCTCATGTTCACGTGAACATGGTCCTGTCTCACCCTGAGAGCTATCCTAGGTTTGGACTCAAGCAACCTACTTGCCCACCTGCTCTGATGGGGTCCTGAAGTAGAATACCATACAGGGTGCTATCCAAAGAGAGGactgagggaggagaagagactAGATGAGGATATGGTTCAGTTAAGAGGAGCTCTGGAGAACAGTTGACAGGCACAGAGCTGGCCACACAGTTGGGCAGGGAAGCAGGCTGCCAGCCAGCCTTGGAAAAGGCCAAGTGATTGAGTACCAACAGTCCCAAATACTGCTACTGTGGTTACTGTTGGCAGTACCACCAGAAAGGGCTTGTAGCATAGTGTCACCTGGTCCCCATCAGGTGTGATCCAGCAGCAAACAACCTAGTCATAGATACTGACCACAGGCATAGGGCAGCTTAGGGTATGCTAGTTGAGTGACATCTTGCTCTTGCAGCTACAGAATGAATCCTCGCTTCCCATCAAGTTCTGGATGCGGCTGGAGAGCCTCTCCAAAAAAAGGGCTGAGAACCGGCAGCAGCTACCAAAGTTCCTTACCTCCCATGAGCAGAGGACCGAAATTGTTGGTGAGTTAACACATTGCCAGGAATCACAGGGGTACGGAACCATGAGGAGATATGTGCTGATGGAGTACAGCAAGACAGATCATGAAGAGACTGAGCAAAAAGGGATGCAGAAGGGTATGAGCTCAGTGGAGCAGGACTGGTAGTGTTGATCATAACCCCTGTCCTGCCCGCAGGTACACAGAACCACAATGGCCAGAGCGTATTCAGTGTTGTTCCAGTTGAGGGACTCATGGTCCCTGGGAAGACTCACGAATTCACCATAACCTTCAGTCCAGACCATGAAAGCCTCTACTTCTCCGACCTGCTCCAAGTGGTGCTCTTTGAAAAGGTGGAGCCCTCACAGATCTCACCCCATTTTGGGAAGGATCCCTGTGTGTCCCTTATCTGCCCCTTCCTGGAGGCTTTTATTATCTGGTATCTCATGTTGGAGGATGTCAGACAGAGATCAGCATCCCTGGTTCTCCAGGCCCCACCCTGAACCAGCCTCAGTCCCCAATTGTCAAGCTTCAGGGCAGGTTGCTATGCTTCTTGTCCCCAGAAAGTCTCCCACCAGATCCTCCTGAAGGGTGCTGCCCGTGAGCACATGATGTTTGTGGAGGGAGGAGACCCACTGGATGTGCCTGTGGAGTCCCTGACAGTGATCCCTGCCTTCGACCCAGAACATAGAGAAGGTGAGCCCCTACCATGTGATTTCTGGCTCAGGGAAAGGGGAGCAGTGAGAGGGCCCTCTAGTACCCCAGGCCAGCAAGTGGGCATACCAAGGCCCATTGGAGAAGAGCAGATTACTAGCCCATCAGCCCCAGAGCCAGGCAGGATGCCCTACCAATCTCTACCAAGGAGACTGCTCTGAGAGGTTCCAGCTTCACCCTCCACTTCCTATTGTGCCGCCTGACCCTGGACAGCTCACCTCACCCCAGACACATCCTTCCATCTAACCACTTTTCAGCTAGATCTCCCCCTCCAGAAGCAGAGGAGATGAAGCCTATTCTGGTGACCTTGAACTATGTCCAGTTTGACACAGACATGCCAACCCCACCTGCTACCCGAGAGCTGCAAGTGGGCTGTATACGGACCACCCAGCCATCACCAAGGAAGGTGATTACAGCCCTAGCTTGAGCTAAACCCCAGAAACTTCATTGGCCTCCCTGACCTGGGCTCCCTGACCTCTCCTGGCCTTGTGTAGGATTTTTGCAGCAGATATAGGGTGGCAGTCCTGGTCAGAGTTGAGGGGTGGGTAAAGCTGGGCACCCTCATTCCACTAGTTCTACTGCCTCCTGAGAGTACCTGACCCTCTAACCTCCAGTAGTACCAATATCTCACAGACTGTGGAGTTCAGCCTGGACAGTATCCCATGGCTTCAGCACAAGGGCTTCACCATCGAGCCTTCCAGGGGTTCTGTGGAGCGTGGTCAGACCAAGACCATCAGTATCTCCTGGGTACCGCCTGCTGActttgatgtaggtgctgggaccccaggctgggcagggagaggaagtagGCAGGGCGTTGGGAACAAGCAGATTTGTCTGGAAATCTTACTAAGGAGCTTCTTCTTCCAGCCGGACCATCCACTCATGGTGTCAACCCTGCTGCAGCTCCGGGGAGATGTAAAGGAAACCTACAAAGTCATCTTTGTAGCCTACGTGGTGGCTGGGCTCTGAGGTCACAGGAAACTGCAGAGCCTCTTGAACTCTCCTATCCACCCTTGAATCCCTTCCCAGGCTGTGGGGCCGGGGCAACCCATTCCCCTAGGCCTGGGACCTGGGACCTGGGCATCCCCTGCTGGGCAGGTTCAAACTTCCCAGAGCCAGAGCTCCCCAGCCCTACAGACATGGCTACTTCCTGCTGCCCTGAGAGCAATCCAagaacatccccccccccccccccccccgcgcgcgccACAAACCAAGAAATACTAATCCATCCAACTCACCACACACAGCCTGCTCCTAGATACACtacctccagcccccaaatcccAAACCCACCAGCACCTCCTCAGGCTTTAGAGGTCCTAGGAGATAGTGCAGGTCTATCAATAAACTCTAAGAACCAACGCACAAGTGTGCAgtgacagggtgggggtggggggctggctaAGCACAAAGTAAGGTGGGAGGGCAGCCTGGAGGAAGCCTGACCCACACCCCCTCTCACAGACACCAACCCATAAAACAATGTCCTGCCTGGAAAGAACCTCCCCGAGGGTGGAATCTTGCCGGATAACTAGAGGGAGTTCACCCTGACTCAAACGCTGGAAGATTCCTCCAAATCTATGTTATTGAGGGTAACAGCATACAGTTCAGGGTGCTGGGGGTGCAGAGCCAGGGTTGAGCCTGGTCCAGACCTAGAAAGGTACAGGGAGGAATAAGAGGAGGACAAGAGCTTCCAAAGTCCAGAGTTGGTCCCTTAagcctcccagctcctcccaagtCCCAGGAACCTAGATGATCCCAACCAAGAAGTAGGCCAGGGGCAAAGGGGGCCCAGCTTGTGAGTTTGAGTTTACACTTGTCTAAAAAGAATGGATTTTGCCTTCTGGGCCCCAGCCCACTCAGCTATACTCCCACTCCAACACTGCATCCAGCCTGCCTTCCTGCCGGTGCAGCATACCCACTTTGCCACCCAATGGGGACAGGCTACCGTGAGAGCCTTCCCAGCCTTCCTAGGCCTGGCAGGGCAGTGGGGGTGATGACATCTATCGGGGTGCTCTCCTGAACACTGCTTTAACTCCTGTACTTGGGGCCCTTGAAACCTTGAAGCCTGGCATTGCCCCTAAGTGAGCCAGTGACATTGACCTTAAAGCAGCATTTTACAGGATTTCTGCTCAGTGACCTTGGAGGTATTAGGCCCAGGCCCTTTGCTGCCCCGAGCTGACCAGTAAAAACCCTTGGCATGTTTCCAGGTCAGATGGGTGGCAACAGCAAGTCCACTAGGCCAGGCTAGGGTTCATGAGGACATGCTCTAGGGAAAGCATGGCCCCAGGCAGGCCACTTCCTTCtgaacccagacatggttctCCTGCCCAGGGCCTCTCTTTTCTGGACCCCAGGCTCTGATCTGGGCCTCAGGTTGCTCTTTTGTCATCCACTCTTTCCTCCTATTATGGTGCTGGTCCTCCAACACCAAGCATAGCCAAGGCAGAGCAAGGAGGGAAGCAAGACAGGGGACAAGTTCACCAGCCTGACAGAAAGGGCCCTTGAGAGGCAAAGCACAGGTCCTGAATGCATAGGGCAGCTGTAGACAGAACCCTGAAGCCTCCTTTAGTGAGGGAGAAACCTGAGATCAACACAAGTATGAGCACAGTGAAGAAATAAAGGCAGAAGGAGGACAGGTGCACCTCCTGTCCTTAATGAGCCTGGCTGTGCCGACCACCCCTGCAATCTGAACACTAGTGTTCCAACAGTCCCAACAGTGGAGGGCAGAGCACCTAGATTGGTAAGCTCCTCCAGGAAGAAGCAGGCATCCCAGGTTGAGGGAGGAGTGCTGTTTGCAGCACCTCAATAGCCCAGAGCCAGCTGCTGGCTCTAGGCCAAATGGGCCGACCATTCCTCAGATGTGTCCACATGGAGGGTGCATAGCAAATGTCCTCTAATAGTGGTTTGGAAAGCTAAAGCCCCAGCTTTAGTGGTGTAAACTCACACCCCTTTTACCTAGAGGATTGTGGAGTATGAGGGTGGATTCTACTTGTCCTGAGAGGCCACAACCCAGTGCAGCCCACAAGTTTCAGGAGACCTGGTTTGTGAATGGGGATGGGGAAATAGAAGATGGGGTGGCTGGGTGAGGTGTCAGTCTGATACAAGACAAACCCATGTCCCATGCCCAGAGCAAGACCTGCTCTATCCCCTACCGGAGGACCTTGGTCCTTGaagatgcagtgtgtgtgtgtgtgtgtgtgtgtgtgtgtgtgtgtgtgtgtgtgtgtgtgtgtgtgtgtgtgtcccggtCCGCGCATGCATGCGCGGTCTCTTAAACCGGGTGTTTGTGCGCGAGCGCGCGCGCGTGCTCTTTCTCAAACCGGGATGGTAACCTCTAGGGACAGAAAAATGGAGGGCAGGGAGCAAGGAGGGAAGCCTACCAAGGTGGGTGTGATCCTGGACCTTCAGCTGACAAGGTCCAGGGGCGGGGCCTCATAAAGCTGAGTGGACGCTGGACTTGAGTTCCGCTGTGTCTGCGGAACATGGCCCCTGGGCCGCCAGTCACACAGGGGCTCTTGCTGCTGCTACCTCTCCTGCCACTGTCGCAGGTGGGTTGGGCTGCGCATACGGCGGGTTTATGGCAAGTGGGGCGGCCCTGAGTTCGGCCCCGCCCCGCTCAGGCTAACCTTTGTCCCCACAGGTGACGCTGGGTTCCGCGGACAGCAACTGTGACCCTTCGGACCAGTAAGTAGCTGGGGacggggaggaggagaggggacaggagagggagacagagctcGGCCCGCGTGCTGGGAAAGGCTGGAGCGGTGGAGTGAGCTAGCAGATACCCCGCCTGCTCCAGGTGCCGCTGTCCCCGCAGGTGCCCGCCCCAGGCCCGCTGGAGCAGCTTATGGCATGTGGGGTAAGTGGAAGCCGAGGTGCCAAGCCTCTTGTCCCACGGTTCCTCTGAAGGTAGACCTAGGCTAGGCCGGCCAGACCCTTTCCATCTACTGCCCCCAACTCCCTGGACGCTGTTTGTTTAAAGAGCTCTTGAGCTCCAGGCAGCCTTGGAAGCAAGACCTGATTATAGTCAGCAGAAGGCACAAGGATTGTGCAGTTGGCTGGGGACAGTGTGTCCTGGGAATAAACCCAAGGACACCTCTGGCCAGCCCTAGAGAGCCAGCCAGGGCAGGCTGCTCCTCAGGCCTGCATTTAGCCCAAGAAGTTCTGGCATGGAGAGACTTGTCTTGCTTTCTTTCCCCCTGTCTTGTTATCCTTCTTGGTGGTTGGGCATGACTGGCCCCAGTGTACAGGTGCGTGGCAGATCCTCACTCTTCTCTGCCAGGCTTATCCTGCTTGCCATACTCCTGATGCTTCTGTGTGGGGTCACAGCCAGTTGTGTACGGTTCTGCTGCCTCAGGAAGCAGCTGCACACCCAGACACGCATGCGACCAGCATGGCAGCCCTGTGAGCTGACAGTCATCCCTGTGGACAGTGACAGCCCTGCACACAGCACTGTGACCTGTGAGTGTCTGGGGGTGGTGGGCACGGGGGTGAATGCCAGACCGTCCCCACAAACCCACTCTTGTTCCCTGCAGCCTACAGCTCCGTGCAGTACCCACTGGGAATTCGGTTGCCCCTGTTCTTCGGGGAGCCAGACCCTGACTCAATGGTCCCTCCTACCTACAGCCTGTATGCCTCTGAGCTGCCACCCTCCTATGATGAGGCTGTGAAGATGACAAAAGCCAGAGAGGAAGCAGTGGCTCCCTCTCAGAAACCCAACTCTCTGCCCGAGGCCTTGGGGCTAGAGACTACTCCAGGGCCCCAAGAGCCAGGCCCCAGCACCCAGCAGCCCTAACTGTGCCCCTTTGAAAAGGGCAGGAGTTCTTTCTTGTGGAGCCGTTAAACCATAACCTGGATCTGGCACTCAGAACCAAGGACCCCACCTGTGCCATCCCTCCCCAGGGAAGGCCAGCCATCCAGCACATTGCTGCAGACTTGGCCTCGTTGCTATGCAATGCCCggccagccagcctgccctgTGTTGGCCCCTCCTCCTTACCCCTCCCACCTATCTGGGGCCCAGCAGACCCTCAGCCCAGAGGAGCCTGAACCTTGAGAGCTGAGGCCCCACTGGCATGTCAGCCCTTTGAAGAGAGAATAAAGTTTATGTGAACATGGTCTCTGCCTTTGTGGAAAGGGCTCTAGTGCCCCCAGCGTGTCCAGGAGGCCTTAGGTAGCCACCCCAGTGTGGACAGACAGGGTTAGTGGGAGTCCATTTACTTTTCCTGCTGGTGTTCAGAACCCAGAACTGGACAATGAGAAAGGCCAAGGTCAGAGAGAAATGGTCTAAATTGTGTGTCCAGGACTGTCCCACACATCCTTCTCCAGGACCAACCCCTTACCGCCTTCCCCTCCAGGTTGGGACAGTGAAAAACAGTAGAGTCTGGCTGGAACATTTACTTGATGCAGAGCTGTGGACAGGGAGGGTGGCAGTGGGCAGTAGATTTCCTGGGCAGACCTCCCACAGTCACAGCAGCTATATTACTGGACAACTTGAAGGACTCTCCTGTCATCTGGCTATAAACTCTGGGGGTAGACGGGCAGGCTAGCAGCCTTCCCTGGCCTGAGGCTTGGTTCCCAGGCTCGTCCATTGCTCACCTTCATAGTCAGTGGTTCCATCCTTGTCAATCTCCTTGGCTCAGCCTCTGTTTTACTGGGGGtctcacacacattcatgaaCACCTGTCTACCAAGGTCTCACACTCAGCTGCCATCTGCTGGTATCTTTATGAACTCCCCATTTACTCAGGTACCACCCCACCCCGAAGCCCAAGGCCCTCCTTGAGTATGTTCCAGTCTATGTAGTTCTTGGTGTCCTTGTCAAAGCTGCCCTTAGCTTGCCCTCCTGGTTGTGGGCTTTCTCATAGTAAATCCACAACAGCACCAGGAAGCTATCATGGTTAAAGAACCCTTtgtctgaaaataattttactgaCCCAAGAATCAAGTTAGAGCTAGGCTAGGCCCACTTCTACCTTTCCCTTCTAGATGCTTCTCTCCCCATTCGTATGCACAGGTGACCATGGCCCAAGatttcacacacaccccacacaccctgCCAGCCCTGACTTACTGCCTCTGTCCACATCcttgcccaaggaggccagatcACTCTTGGTGAAGTTGATTCCCAGCAGGCTCATGAGCTGCTCCCACTCTCCGATCTTCACGTTTCCATTGCCCTCCTCATCAAACATCTCAAAGATCCCCTTGTATTTCTTAATCTACTCAGCTGACAAGCAATCAGTCTGTAAGGACACTTACAAGTCCTTCCTGTCCAGGAGAGGTTAGGAAGTAACCTAGCATCTACTTGGCTTCAGGGAACATAATTTAAAGGGAGGCCCTAATGAAGAAAAGATGTTCAAGAACAAGCAGATGTAATGAGCTTCATGGTGAGTGAAATTCTGACAGAGGCAAAAATAAGCAAGCAGGAGGTAGGGGCAGTCATGAGTACCAGATGAAGGTGGTCAGGTAGGCACACAAGAGCCAGGGCACAGGCCATCCTTGTGAGGTAGCATCAGGAACTAAGAAGTCTATGCGACAGACCCTGGGGCCAAAGGAGACAGCACACAAGACACAGGAAACTGGCATGGGGAGACGCCCAATGAAGCCATGGTAAAGGTTCCCAGGTAAAGGCTTCCCTGCCAGCAGGTCATAGGACTAGGAAGACACAGTTCAGCATCCAACCCTTACCTTTGCACATCCTTGAAGCAACAGAGCCCTATGAAAGCCTTCAAGAAAGGGGTGTTCCACCCTGGCCCTAGAGAAGGAAAGtgtattggttaaaatattaaggcaactccacatagtttaaagggaggtttattttgtggggtaacttacaagtgaagggataggttacagggtctcggaaaggtgtagtgcagtccggcggtgttctctggagaactctgcttggtctacctccagcatccaaggtccaggaaccaagagagcccgtACATCCAAATTTCAGGTCTTCagtgaagcctcaatgggggttggaacttccagatcaaagctggaatggctatccactacaaAAGTGTTGATGGCTAAAGGCTTCTTCTAGGCTTCCAGAGCTCCTTTTTAGGCTTCCAAGAGGTCCTCACAGCTTGGGTGCATTTCTGCCTGCAGGCCCTGCCCAaattcccaccccacccagctAGTCCACCAGAGGTTCCTCTGGGTGCTGAAACTACcttattatgtgtgtgcctgatcaAGAAGACACTGCAGTGATTCCAAGCTGCTTTGGGTAGAGCATGCAGAACAGTGGCCCAGCCAGGTCTTAGCTATGCTCAACTACCCAGGGCCTCCAGGACAGATTCCAAAAGCCTTTTAGGGGTAGGAAATCCTGCCGGCCCTATAACAGGATAGGCTCAGTCCTTCCCTACAGGGGCCCTTTCCTGAACCTTCTCAGCCTGGGAGTCCCCTAGCCCTGAAGATGAGTGCTAAGGGCCAGGAacagaggggcagagacaggctaCATGGGCTGTTCCCTTCTCATGATCAAACTCTACAAGcccacacacatgaatgtacacacacacatacacacacacaaaaaaaaaaaaacaaataaataaataaaaatacatgtaataattttttctgtaagtttttaagttcagggctgaggagatggctcagtggattaagAGCACCAAGGTTCTACTTCAGGTACCTTCATTGAAAGTGGCCATCACTCACTTATGAAACTTCTTGCAAAAGGCCCAGACTAACCAGTTAGTttcctgttgtatgatattttgtttgttttgtgacaaataaagcttgcctagagatcagagggtggagctagccactagttaaccatagaggccagatgGTTGTGACTCACACCTCTgataccagcacttggggggctcatgcctttaatcctagcacaattgggacatggagacaggaatataagataggtagagacaggatctcggccccTTTTTCATTCGGaggattcgtagaggtaagaagtctctagtggcttcTGCTCTgttgctctgatctttcagctttcacactgATATTTGACTCCTTAGGATCACACTGCAGTTCCCCATTTGGCTTTGTCTGGctggtctcccatgctcatggactcaGTTCCAATCTCACTGCTAATACTTGGCAAACACTCTACAAAGGCAGAATGAGCAAGTTGGCTAAGGGATCCCAAACACCCTGCACAGGTGGGGCTAAAGGTCCCCCACTCAGAGAAGGAACATGGGCACAACCTGGGGCCAGGCAGGTGAACCTGGGGCAGGCTGCCACCAAGAGGCTGGCAGGTTTCCTCCAGGCAATTGGGGGCTATTTCTTGGGAAACCTGACCTCCCTTCCACTCAGAACAACAAAGTGAACTCCCTAGGGAGTAGCAAGGTACCACAGAAACACTCAAATACTCTGTGCCCACTTATACacttgaagttttttgtttgtttgtttttgtttgtttgtttcacatgTGCACCAGCCCCTCTTGTCTGAGTATAGCaaatcaccaggcagtggtgctgaCCCCCTAGAGCTTGTTTGGGGGGCTCCTTGCTCCGATCCAGGCAGTGAGCAGGAGACCCACTGGTTAGAGACCACAGCACTTAGTTTATACTTGTAGATCTCAGATCTGTGGGCTGAGGGGCTCCTCTCATCCCTAGCTGGCTGGCTGCCAAGATTAGTCATGACCTCAGCCTACCTGTCCCATGCCTGTCTGATGGCTCTGAGCATGTGGGGCATTCAGCGTCCTCCAACAGCCCAGTCCTCTGCCTGCCAGAATACCCAGAGCTGCAGGATGAGAGCTGCTGAGGCCAAAAAGTCTGTGCTAATGGTAATGGGAAGGCTCCAGTGTGCAGCAGGCCTGTCTCCTGGGACTGTGAAAGAGGCCAGCTCTGGTTTCGACGTGGTTGGAGGATCATCCTATACCTTCATCCTGGCTGTGATCTGGCTTTGGTTTTCCCCAGGATTGGGGGCTCTCTGTGTATTGAATGCCTTCTTCCAAGGGTGCAGGGTAAGGGAAACCACAGCATCTAGACACTGGCCATCCTACCTAGATTCTGAGCCTAGAGTCACAGAGGGGAGGCAGCAGGTTACAAAAAGATGTCCTGGACAGCCATGCCTCACATCTCTTACCTGACGGTTGTaaagagtctttctctgtcctaccagccagctcccaaacaatgacatggagacttattaattatgaaagttcagctttagcttaggcttgtcccactagctcttataacttaaattaacccatttattttaatctatatttgcctcatggcttttacctttcttttgttctatgtCCAACTCTATGTCTCATTAGCATCTCCCTGTGCCTCaattatctcctcctacttcctctctctgtacctggaagtcccacctatacctcctgcctagctattggccattcagcttttgattataccaatcacagcaatacattttcacatagtgtataaatatcccacaacatttctcccttttgtcaaagtaaaaaggaaaggttttaactctaatacagtaaaattatacacaataagggcaattatcaagtaagaaatacatttacaatgtccagtctatctgtatttggcaaattaagagaaaatgttccattatttatcctatcttggtgagtccaaagttttggacctaatttactttttatcctaacttgtaataccaacccaaaactatctttttggacctcaaaatgttttcttagataaacaacttaagcttttatgtctctcaaccctgCATATTTTACATCTCTTatataagtttcttttctgaatttggtaacaaggaaaactgtaactataactatatcatcttcaaccccatcagagacccaggaaggatataatactacctaagtgaacaggaagtgcagagcaagcaacttccaaaactatagaaatgacagaagcagctggcttcctggacagtcacccaaggttcctctgcaacgttggggcatccatttctagcctacaggcctagaatatctgacagacttttctgtgaagtaggaattttgGAGAACTGCCCtatcttgttttggcaaagtttggcagtcaccttccTTTGTGTCcagcttgtccaatttggacagcatactgtcagcagttgaggtaagagacagtttcttgcccagtggctaactttgccacattaaaagcaaactccatatggaggttcttcaatgcccatcatctttttttgaaagagattgGTGTTACTAGGAGCAGATGCATCTCACTTtcataaaaagccttatgttgaggctggagagatggcttagcagttaaaagcactggctgctcttccagagaacccagattcaattcccagtacccacatagcagctcacagccgTTTGTAAATTCAGTTcagatccagaggatctgacaccctcacacagtcatacatacaggcaaaccaccataaaaagacatttaaagaaaaaaaaagaaaagccttatgttattaaaacaccttaaatgccatattatgtaggtttctgaagtatttgaagaccatatCTAAAAATagatctctgtatgaccttgaaaacatacctaacatgactataaagtTGATTATTTTAGATGATTaattactaacctgtatttcttaattatcctaaatagctttcaaggactagaactttacattatatatttgcttttgttttttctttggtttttgagacaaggtttgtctgtgtagccctgactatcctggaactcgctctgtaagccaggctggactcacagagatctgcttgcctctgtctccccagtgttgggattaaaagtgtgcaccaccactgcccagcttacattacatttttaaatgagctgcataggtacaataccttaagtaagaaacatatatacaatattacaaaaataaccttaaatatgtatcaatatacaaaaatccatacagtgtaaaatatttgagactagtggttggtCAAAAGTATGCtccaacaatccacccttttatcacATCATTTCTATGCTATATGcccctttttcccttcagaaatagatgcttgaatctaatctcctttgtttagtttttttcctgaccattaccaataacaacttccctaaatgatgacaaacattcataaccaaccaaatgaccaaaaccacccaccccaccttttgggaatgtgggcattgtgttctctagactgcttcctgctctctgggGGCAATGACATCTTTAAAGGacactgagaaaattgggataattgtcaagtcctgttgtccagtctctgtgatgGGAatgtgcagggcttatctgaagtcctgttgagagtagtctgtgagactagACCATCTTAGCTAACAGCTTTGAagatgttctggatgcagaattttggggaaactgaaatagaggcattttgagaggctggatcacctgagctacttgtttttattggtgtctggttctttcttttttttttttttccttaaacacaccaacttttaaaggtaacatatatatctgcataacacaagtatggaatgtgtggtgtaTACAAGTCagtaaagatgattttttgttttatgtttgagcaggtaaaagacatctgtcaactttataagtccatttggactgtataatcaaacctctatccatgccatatgaaaggatgggatgtaataataagtcatgaggactccgtagccaacaagatttatcatgtctcctccagtctcagagctgttctcaTGTCGAGGGATCAGCACAtacatcacctgtcctgtagtctttcttggcttttcccTGTGTCTGCAGTCAAGATTCTCAGAAGGTCTCCCCTGATTAAATCTgatgtttattaattttgaagagaaccataactttttgtttcctgtggaaacaaaggcacaaCTGCTCCCCCAGTGCAACACATTGCccaacttccattctgaagccaagacatTCCTAAAGCAGCTAGGCTTGTATAATTCAGCAGTCCTTCCACAGTCTCTCAGCAACTGTCGTTCTCTGTTCactagcattcaaaaaattcaaaattaacaaagcaccatataaggtccaaactccctgtgttataatattttctatccttacatggcttatttttttatattactttattctctttttaaaattttaaaaatat harbors:
- the Tmem52 gene encoding transmembrane protein 52 isoform X3; this translates as MAPGPPVTQGLLLLLPLLPLSQVTLGSADSNCDPSDQCPPQARWSSLWHVGLILLAILLMLLCGVTASCVRFCCLRKQLHTQTRMRPAWQPCELTVIPVDSDSPAHSTVTSYSSVQYPLGIRLPLFFGEPDPDSMVPPTYSLYASELPPSYDEAVKMTKAREEAVAPSQKPNSLPEALGLETTPGPQEPGPSTQQP
- the Calml6 gene encoding LOW QUALITY PROTEIN: calmodulin-like protein 6 (The sequence of the model RefSeq protein was modified relative to this genomic sequence to represent the inferred CDS: inserted 1 base in 1 codon; substituted 1 base at 1 genomic stop codon), with product MACALALVCLPDHLHLTDCLSAEXIKKYKGIFEMFDEEGNGNVKIGEWEQLMSLLGINFTKSDLASLGKDVDRGNKGFFNHDSFLVLLWIYYEKAHNQEGKLRAXFDKDTKNYIDWNILKEGLGLRGGVVPE
- the Tmem52 gene encoding transmembrane protein 52 isoform X2, whose product is MAPGPPVTQGLLLLLPLLPLSQVTLGSADSNCDPSDQCRCPRRCPPQARWSSLWHVGLILLAILLMLLCGVTASCVRFCCLRKQLHTQTRMRPAWQPCELTVIPVDSDSPAHSTVTSYSSVQYPLGIRLPLFFGEPDPDSMVPPTYSLYASELPPSYDEAVKMTKAREEAVAPSQKPNSLPEALGLETTPGPQEPGPSTQQP
- the Tmem52 gene encoding transmembrane protein 52 isoform X4, producing the protein MAPGPPVTQGLLLLLPLLPLSQVTLGSADSNCDPSDQLILLAILLMLLCGVTASCVRFCCLRKQLHTQTRMRPAWQPCELTVIPVDSDSPAHSTVTSYSSVQYPLGIRLPLFFGEPDPDSMVPPTYSLYASELPPSYDEAVKMTKAREEAVAPSQKPNSLPEALGLETTPGPQEPGPSTQQP
- the Tmem52 gene encoding transmembrane protein 52 isoform X1, which produces MPRARPALSPTGGPWSLKMQCVCVCVCVCVCVCVCVCVCVCPGPRMHARSLKPGVCARARARALSQTGMVTSRDRKMEGREQGGKPTKVTLGSADSNCDPSDQCPPQARWSSLWHVGLILLAILLMLLCGVTASCVRFCCLRKQLHTQTRMRPAWQPCELTVIPVDSDSPAHSTVTSYSSVQYPLGIRLPLFFGEPDPDSMVPPTYSLYASELPPSYDEAVKMTKAREEAVAPSQKPNSLPEALGLETTPGPQEPGPSTQQP